The following is a genomic window from Candidatus Methylomirabilis sp..
AACCCCGTCCTCGTCCCGCACCTCCGCCGTCTCCCCGGCGATCCCGACGACGGTCCCGATCACGGCCCAGTTGGCCGCCAGGTGGATGATTCACCTTCTGGCCCACGAAGCGGGTGACCGCGTCCTTCATCGCCCCGCCCCCTACGTCCGGGCCGCCGCCAGCAATCGGGTGACGGCGCGCGAATCCGGCTCGATGAACTCCAGGCCGGTGCGGTAGACGAGCTCCGCCTCCTCCTCCCCCGAGGGCTGCCTCCCGACGATGAAGGACCGGACCGCCCGACACGTGAGGTCCACGGCGGTTTCGGACGCCACGAAGCGGACCCGGTACAGGTACCCGGGCCGCATCATGTGCAGGTGCTCCACCAGGGCCCCCGTGGCGCTCACGTCCACGAGGGCCGTGGCGATCTCGGCCGTCACCGTCGCCTCCACCCGGCCCGGGACCGGAAGCCGCTCTGCCCGCCGCCGCTCCTCCCTCATGCCCCCTCCTCACGTCGTACTGGCCAACTGCCGCGCCTCCTCCTGCAGGACTGCGAGGGCGGCGCCGGCTTCCGGGACTCCGCCTCGCGCCGCCAGCTTCGCCAGGCAGGCGTAGTGGGCCGGGAGCCCGAGAACGATGCCGCCCAGGACGCTTCCCCGGGCTCGGGGGGGCAGGGCTTCCAGGATCCGCCGGATCCGGGGCAGTTCCTCCTGCTCCAGGATG
Proteins encoded in this region:
- a CDS encoding PilZ domain-containing protein, encoding MREERRRAERLPVPGRVEATVTAEIATALVDVSATGALVEHLHMMRPGYLYRVRFVASETAVDLTCRAVRSFIVGRQPSGEEEAELVYRTGLEFIEPDSRAVTRLLAAART